ATCTTCGGCGTGCCCATGAACGCGCTCTTCGGCGTGCACCCCATCAACCTGTCCGTGGCGGTCTGGGTGGGCTTTCTGGCGCTCTTCGGCATCGCCACGGACGATGGTGTGCTCATGGCCACCTTCCTGGACGACTCCAAGGAAAGCCGCCGCACGGACACCGTGAAGCGGCTCAGGGCCGCCGTGGTGGCCGGGGCCACGCGGCGCATCCGGCCCGCGGCCATGACCTCTGCCACGACGATCCTGGCGCTTCTGCCGGTGCTGACCTCCACGGGCCGGGGCGCGGACATCATGCTGCCCATGGCCATCCCGTCCTTCGGCGGCATGACCGTGGCCTGCCTGACGTGGTTCGTGGTGCCGGTGCTCTACTGCCTGCGCGAGGAAATGGCCCTGAAGAGCCAGGAGAAGCGGGCATGAGGATGGGCGTAAAATTTTTTCCATTTCCTCGCAAAATCGCTTGACCCGACCAAAAGAGGCGGATAGAAGGAAGTCGTTGCTGATTGAGTAAGCAATCAGCAACGACAGGACGGCGCCCCCCGCTCCTGTCTTTTGGTAAGGGTTGGAAAACGACGCCTGGCAGCCGGGCGGAGACCGCGCGAGCCCGCCACGCTTGCAACACGCCGGACTTCGCCCGGCCGCCCCAGGCGGCCCCTGGACCAGGCCGACACACCATCGAGGTCAGCCGATCCCAGGCGCACTCCACCCGAACAGCGAAACCGATCTTTGCAACAGCCAGCCCGGGGGCCCGACAAGACACGGCAACCCCGGCATCGAGCCGCCGCCCACGCCCAATTCGCGCCAAATGGCGAAAAGGGCGATCAGATACGGTTCACATGGCCCCAACACCCCGCCTTCGCGGAGCCCTCGTCCGACAGGGCTCCGCTTCTTTTGCCTCTGCACAGCCCACCTCCAGGGGCGCCGGGCCGCCTCCCGGCGCCCCCTTGCAGGGGTGGAGCAGAAAATCTCTCCCGAGATTGACAGTCCGCGCCAGCGTTCGTATCCAGACCGGGCCAAACGGCAAACCCACGCGGAGAAACCGGCCAACCGACATGACCAAGAAAGAAGCACTCCTCAAGGCGGCCAAGGAACTCTTCGGCGAGCACGGCTACGCCGAAACGACCTTCGCCATGATCTCGCAGCGCGCGGGTGTGGCCATGGGACTTTTGGCCCACCATTACGGCAACAAGGAAAAACTCTTCCTGGCCGCGGGCATGGACGTGCTGGAAAGTCTTCTGGCGCGGCTGCGCTCGGCCATCGAGGATTCGCCCAGCGGCGCCGAATCCGTGCGCCGCTTCTGCCGGGCCTATCTCGATGCCTGTCTCGACCCGGACGACCACTTCCTGGTGCTGATTCGCTGTTCGCCCTATTCCGACATGAAGACGCGCGAGGACCGCGAGACCATGACCACCAAGTTCAGCGAGGTCTGGACCATGCTCGAAGCCTGCGTGAGCGAGGGCATGCGCGACGGCACGCTGGAGCCGGGGGACGCCCGCCTGGCCACGCAGTTCGTGAGTTGCTCGCTGGTCGGCGCGGTGCGCACCCTAAGCCTCACACCCTACCCCGCGCAGGGGCTGCCCGAGGAGGTCATCGACCGCATCGCGCTGGCCCTGGCCCCATGCGGGTGCAAGCAGTAGACAGCCGCAGGCCGAAGGAACGAATGGCGGTCGGGCCGCATCGCCGGGCGAAAAAGCCCTTGCCATGCCCCTGGCTTTTGTGTATCCGTCTTTTCCCTGACGCGTGCCGCGGTAGCTCAGTTGGTAGAGCAGGGGACTGAAAATCCCCGTGTCCGCAGTTCAATTCTGTGCCGCGGCACCACAGAAACCCCACAGGCCCTGGTCCATGACCAGGGCCTGTTTTTTTGGGGAAATGATCGAGACGCCCCGGTTCGCGGGCTCGCCTGAAACGTCGGCCCCTGGCCGCCACTCGACGAAGGGCATGAAAAAGCCGGGCGGAAGAACCTCCGCCCGGCTTTTTGTGGTGCGGCCTTCATTCCCCAGGCCGCCCGTAAGCTTCATCTGCCGCGTCGCCGCGAAGAGCCTTCGTGCAGTTCACCCACACGCGGCCTCGAACTTTTCGCGGCAACGCAGCAAATGGGACTTTTTCAACAGCCTGCTCAGCTTTCCCCGCGCGGCGCGCCCAGTTCGCGGATAGCCTTGATGTAGCCCGCGCGCACGGCGTCGAGATACCCAGGGTCCATCTTCCCGGCCCAGGTCTCGACCTCCAGGAAGCGCTTGGGCACGCTGGTCTTCTCGGGTTCATAGCCCGTGGACAGCCGCATGCGCCAGCGCAGGCGCTGCATTTCGTCCGCGGCCTTGTCCAGGTTCGCGGCCAGGTCGGGCAGCCCCACCGAGGTCAGGCACTCGGCCAGAAGTCCCTTTTTGTATACCCCTCGCGCGAACAGGCAGGAGACGAGCGAGGTCAGGATCACACGCTCGCGTTCGTCGTCCACGAAGTACTTGACTGCCTTGTCCGCATTCTTGTCGTGCTCCTTCTGGTCGTAGCCGTAGGCCCCGGTGTCCAGGTGCGAATGGCGAAACGACAGCGACTGCGAGGC
The sequence above is a segment of the Alkalidesulfovibrio alkalitolerans DSM 16529 genome. Coding sequences within it:
- a CDS encoding TetR/AcrR family transcriptional regulator; the protein is MTKKEALLKAAKELFGEHGYAETTFAMISQRAGVAMGLLAHHYGNKEKLFLAAGMDVLESLLARLRSAIEDSPSGAESVRRFCRAYLDACLDPDDHFLVLIRCSPYSDMKTREDRETMTTKFSEVWTMLEACVSEGMRDGTLEPGDARLATQFVSCSLVGAVRTLSLTPYPAQGLPEEVIDRIALALAPCGCKQ